In a genomic window of Suricata suricatta isolate VVHF042 chromosome 12, meerkat_22Aug2017_6uvM2_HiC, whole genome shotgun sequence:
- the MC3R gene encoding melanocortin receptor 3 has protein sequence MNASCCPLSAQPTLPNGSERLATPPFGNQSRSGFCEQVFIKPEVFLALGIVSLLENVLVIVAVAKNGNLHSPMYFFLCSLAAADMLVSVSNALETVVIAVVNSNYLALEDRLVRHMDDIFDAMICISLVASICNLLAIAVDRYVTIFYALRYHSIMTVRKALAWIAAIWLCCGVCGALFIVYSESKMVIVCLVTLFFAMLLLMGTLYVHMFLFARLHAQRIAALPPAGGGAPQPHSCMKGAVTITILLGVFVFCWAPFFLHLILIITCPTNPYCVCYAAHFNTYLALIMCNSVIDPLIYAFRSLELRATFKEILCGCNGVSLG, from the coding sequence ATGAACGCTTCGTGCTGCCCGCTGTCCGCTCAGCCGACGCTGCCCAACGGCTCTGAGCGCCTGGCGACCCCTCCCTTCGGGAACCAGAGCAGGAGCGGGTTCTGTGAGCAGGTCTTCATCAAGCCCGAAGTCTTCCTGGCCCTGGGCATCGTCAGCCTGCTGGAGAACGTGCTGGTCATCGTGGCCGTGGCCAAGAACGGCAACCTGCACtcgcccatgtacttcttcctctgcAGCCTGGCGGCGGCCGACATGCTGGTCAGCGTGTCCAACGCCCTGGAGACTGTCGTCATCGCCGTCGTCAACAGCAACTACCTGGCCCTGGAGGACCGGCTCGTGCGGCACATGGACGACATCTTCGACGCCATGATCTGCATCTCCCTGGTGGCCTCCATCTGCAACCTGCTGGCCATCGCGGTGGACAGGTACGTCACCATCTTCTACGCGCTCCGCTACCACAGCATCATGACGGTGCGCAAGGCCCTCGCCTGGATCGCGGCCATCTGGCTGTGCTGCGGCGTGTGCGGGGCTCTCTTCATCGTCTACTCCGAGAGCAAGATGGTCATCGTCTGCCTCGTCACCCTCTTCTTCGCCATGCTGCTGCTCATGGGCACCCTGTACGTGCACATGTTCCTCTTCGCCCGGCTGCACGCCCAGCGCATCGCGGCGCTGCCGCCCGCCGGCGGGGGCGCCCCGCAGCCGCACTCGTGCATGAAGGGGGCCGTGACCATCACCATCCTGCTGGGCGTGTTCGTCTTCTGCTGGGCCCCCTTCTTCCTCCACCTCATCCTCATCATCACCTGCCCCACCAACCCCTACTGCGTCTGCTACGCCGCCCACTTCAACACCTACCTGGCCCTCATCATGTGCAACTCCGTCATTGACCCCCTCATCTACGCCTTCCGGAGCCTGGAACTGCGCGCCACCTTCAAGGAGATCCTGTGCGGCTGCAACGGCGTGAGCCTGGGCTAG